In Leptolyngbya sp. O-77, the genomic window CACGGCGCTGGGCGGTTTTTCCTCGATTATTTTTGAGAATTTCAACCTGTCGCAAATCCAGCAGGTGCGCGACGTGACGCTGGATTTTGCCCGCTTCACCACCGGCAACACGCACACGGCCTACATCATTTGCCGCCAGGTCGAACAGGCTTCTCAGCAGGTGGGCATCAACCTATCGGAGGCGACGGTGGCGGTCTGCGGCGCGACGGGCGACATTGGCAGTGCGGTGTGCCGCTGGCTGAATGCCCGGGCGGATGTGAAAGAACTACTGCTGATTGCGCGAGATCAAGAGCGGCTGCAAAACTTGCAAGCGGAACTGGGGCGCGGCAAAATCATGGCGCTAGAAGAGGCGCTGCCCGAAGCTGACATCATCGTGTGGGTGGCTAGTATGCCCAAGGGGGTGGAGATCGACCCGACCACGCTGAAGCAGCCCTGCCTGCTGATCGACGGCGGCTATCCCAAAAACCTGGGCACCAAGGTGCAGCATCCTGGCGTGTATGTGCTGAACGGCGGCATCGTCGAGCATTCGCTGGACATCGACTGGAAGATTATGAACATCGTCAATATGGACGTGCCGGCCCGCCAGCTCTTTGCCTGCTTTGCCGAGTCAATGCTGCTGGAGTTTGAAAAGCTGTACACCAACTTCTCCTGGGGACGCAACCAGATCAGCCTGGAAAAGATGGATCTGATCGGGCAGGTGTCGCTGAAGCACGGCTTCCGGCCGCTGCTGATGGAAGGCTAACGGGGCAGGGCGATCGCCACGACTGGGAACTTTTGGGACATTGCATCAATCGCTGTAAGCTTAAAGATGCAATTTTGCGGCGAGGGTTGGCCGGGGCGATCGCTCTTTTTTCAGCCTGTTGCAGGGCGGGCGATTCGCGAAGCGATGCCTACAGGAATCGCCCATCGCAGCGACCCATTCTCTCGCACTACCCTACGCCTTATCCATTTCCCTGAGGAGACCATGAAGCGGCGCACGTTGATTCGATATGCAGGCAGCGGTTTGGCAGCAGCGGCGGCCACCGTCGGGCTATCCCAAACCCAGCAAGCCCAGGCGCAAGCCAGCAATGCCGTGACGATTCAGGCGTTAGGACACACCTGCTTTTTGTTTACGGGCGGCGGTCTGCGAATTTTGGTCAACCCGTTTCGCCCCATCGGCTGCACCAAAGGCTATCGCGCCCCCCGCGTCGCGTCTGATCTGGTGATGATCAGCAGCCGCCTGTTTGACGAAGGTTCTCTGGAGGGACTCCCCGGTAGCCCGCGCCTGTTGGCAGAACCGGGCATTTACGAGTATCGCGGCGTGCAGATTCAGGGCGTGCGATCGCCCCACGATCGCCAGGGCGGGCGGCGCTTTGGGTTTAACGTCACTTGGCGCTGGAACCAGAGCGGGCTAATCCTGGCGCACATGGGCGGCGCGGCGGCTCCAATTGAGGTAGAACAGCAAATTCTGATCGGTCGCCCGGACGTGCTGTTTGTGCCTGTGGGCGGCGGCCCCAAGGCCTACAACGCAACAGAAGCCCGTCAGGCCGTGCTGGCGCTAAACCCGCGTATCATTGTGCCGACGCATTTCCGAACCGCCGCCGCCGATGCCAATGCCTGCGACATTGCCCCTGTGGATGAGTTTCTGTCGCTGATGGAGGGCGTACCTGTGCGGCGACCCGGCGACACGATTACGCTGCGCCGCTCGGAACTGCCGTCGGAAGGCTCGCGAATTGAGCTACTGAGCTACAGATTTTAGGGCGATCGCTCGTTAGCATGGAATTTATCAGCGGCAGCGTCGTCCCGTCGCCTTGTCGGGCGGCTCCGCCAATCACCCCAGTTTTCTCAATTTCCCATGCAGACAGAATTTGCCCAGCGTCGCCAGCAGTTGATGGACAAGATCGGCAAAGGCACGGCGATTTTCCGCAGTGCGCCCCAAGCCGTGATGCACAACGACGTGGAGTACAACTTTCGGCAAGACAGCGACTTCTACTACCTGACCGGGTTCGACGAGCCAGAAGCCGTGGCTGTGCTGGCTCCGCACCATGAGGAGCATCGCTTTGTGCTGTTTGTGCGGCCCAAAGATCCAGAAAAGGAAACCTGGTCGGGCTATCGCGTGGGTGTGGATGCTGCCAAAGAGCGCTTTGGGGCCGACGCGGTATATCCAATTGAAGAACTGGATGAAAAGCTGACGCAGTATGTCGAAAAGGCGGATCGAATTTATTACCGACTGGGGGCGCGATCGCCCGCTTTAACGACAAAGTGCTGGGGCTGTGGCAGCGGCTGATGCGCGGCTATCCCCGACGCGGCACGGGCCCCATCGCCATTGAAGATCCGGCCCCGACACTGCATTCGCTCCGCCAGATCAAGTCGCCCGCCGAGCTAGAGCGAATGCGGAAAGCTGCCGACATCGCTGTGGCTGCTCACAACCGCGCCATCGCCTACGCCAAACCCGGCGTGTATGAATACCAGGTGCAGGCCGAAATCGAGCATACCTTCCG contains:
- a CDS encoding aminopeptidase P N-terminal domain-containing protein, which encodes MQTEFAQRRQQLMDKIGKGTAIFRSAPQAVMHNDVEYNFRQDSDFYYLTGFDEPEAVAVLAPHHEEHRFVLFVRPKDPEKETWSGYRVGVDAAKERFGADAVYPIEELDEKLTQYVEKADRIYYRLGARSPALTTKCWGCGSG
- a CDS encoding long-chain acyl-[acyl-carrier-protein] reductase is translated as MFGLIGHLTSLEHAQSVARDLGYPEYADQGLDFWCSAPPQIVDHIKVTSATGQVIEGKYVESCFLPEMLATRRIKAATRKVINAMAHAQKNGINITALGGFSSIIFENFNLSQIQQVRDVTLDFARFTTGNTHTAYIICRQVEQASQQVGINLSEATVAVCGATGDIGSAVCRWLNARADVKELLLIARDQERLQNLQAELGRGKIMALEEALPEADIIVWVASMPKGVEIDPTTLKQPCLLIDGGYPKNLGTKVQHPGVYVLNGGIVEHSLDIDWKIMNIVNMDVPARQLFACFAESMLLEFEKLYTNFSWGRNQISLEKMDLIGQVSLKHGFRPLLMEG
- a CDS encoding MBL fold metallo-hydrolase, translating into MQFCGEGWPGRSLFFQPVAGRAIREAMPTGIAHRSDPFSRTTLRLIHFPEETMKRRTLIRYAGSGLAAAAATVGLSQTQQAQAQASNAVTIQALGHTCFLFTGGGLRILVNPFRPIGCTKGYRAPRVASDLVMISSRLFDEGSLEGLPGSPRLLAEPGIYEYRGVQIQGVRSPHDRQGGRRFGFNVTWRWNQSGLILAHMGGAAAPIEVEQQILIGRPDVLFVPVGGGPKAYNATEARQAVLALNPRIIVPTHFRTAAADANACDIAPVDEFLSLMEGVPVRRPGDTITLRRSELPSEGSRIELLSYRF